From Flavobacterium arcticum, the proteins below share one genomic window:
- a CDS encoding PPK2 family polyphosphate kinase, which produces MKHVDTREFKVSKTTSLKEQPTLINNDTKDDEKKDALKEVSKDLSKLQEAMYANNRYSVLICLQGMDTSGKDSLIREIFKYFNARGVMVYSFKQPTSQELRHDYLWRHYEALPQRGKFGVFNRSHYENVIVTRVHPEYLLKENMPGIEKVEDVTDDFWKNRIESINNFEKHLAENGTIVLKFFLHLSKEEQRQRLLRRLELKSHNWKFSPGDLQERELWDKYQEYYEDALKKTSTPHAPWYVIPADDKKASRYFVAKIILDELQKYDIHEPEVDEKVLENINIYKRKLASEELD; this is translated from the coding sequence ATGAAACATGTGGATACTAGAGAATTTAAAGTAAGTAAAACTACATCGCTAAAAGAACAACCAACTTTAATAAATAACGATACTAAGGATGATGAAAAGAAAGATGCGCTTAAGGAGGTAAGTAAAGATCTTAGTAAATTGCAAGAGGCTATGTATGCTAATAATCGTTATAGTGTACTGATATGCCTTCAAGGAATGGACACTTCGGGTAAAGACAGTCTTATTCGTGAAATTTTTAAATATTTTAACGCCCGAGGGGTAATGGTATACAGCTTTAAGCAACCTACATCGCAAGAGCTTCGTCATGATTATTTGTGGCGACATTATGAAGCATTGCCACAGCGCGGTAAATTTGGGGTGTTTAACCGTTCGCATTATGAAAATGTAATTGTAACAAGAGTGCACCCTGAGTATTTGTTAAAAGAAAATATGCCTGGTATTGAAAAAGTAGAAGACGTAACTGATGATTTTTGGAAGAACCGAATAGAATCGATTAATAACTTCGAAAAGCACCTTGCTGAGAATGGTACAATAGTTTTAAAGTTTTTCTTGCATCTTAGCAAAGAAGAACAAAGACAAAGATTACTACGTAGGCTTGAACTGAAAAGTCATAATTGGAAGTTTTCGCCTGGTGATCTTCAAGAGCGTGAATTGTGGGATAAATATCAGGAGTATTATGAAGATGCTTTAAAAAAAACATCAACACCACACGCCCCATGGTATGTAATTCCGGCAGATGATAAAAAGGCTTCTCGTTATTTTGTGGCTAAAATAATTCTTGATGAATTACAAAAATATGATATTCATGAACCAGAAGTTGATGAAAAAGTATTAGAGAATATAAATATTTATAAAAGAAAACTGGCGAGTGAAGAGTTAGATTGA
- a CDS encoding DUF6929 family protein, producing MQKFQLQLLFRIIGIGSASGLFFNGNSLFLISDNSHILYEYHIDSKKLDKTALVSKEYTGPLENIPKQDKADYEALAVKGNDLYLFGSGSTENRNSIGHINIETKEVFPHLDATDLYLTMQSFGEISPDNFNIEATVNDGNTWYLLQRGNGTSGQNGIFTLEGDISDMFFQIIYNPIKLPKIGGAQTGFTDAVKVGDKLYFIAAAEKSGSTYLDGEVTGTIIGTIDIETMKLGDTQIIGKNKFEGITLYNDNDKTLEFLLCEDKDSDEAVSDIYKITIDK from the coding sequence ATGCAAAAGTTTCAGTTGCAACTACTTTTCCGCATTATTGGTATTGGTTCGGCTTCAGGACTATTCTTTAATGGCAATTCATTGTTTCTAATATCAGATAACAGTCATATACTTTATGAATACCACATTGACAGTAAAAAGCTAGACAAAACAGCACTTGTATCTAAAGAATATACCGGACCTCTAGAAAATATACCCAAACAAGATAAAGCAGACTATGAAGCATTGGCGGTAAAAGGTAATGACTTATACCTATTTGGGTCAGGCTCTACAGAGAACCGAAATAGTATAGGGCATATTAATATCGAAACTAAAGAAGTTTTTCCGCACCTTGATGCCACTGACTTATATCTTACCATGCAAAGTTTTGGCGAAATAAGTCCTGATAATTTTAATATAGAAGCTACTGTTAATGATGGTAACACTTGGTACTTATTGCAACGCGGTAATGGCACATCGGGGCAAAACGGAATTTTTACGCTTGAAGGTGATATATCTGATATGTTTTTCCAGATTATTTATAACCCTATCAAGTTACCCAAAATTGGCGGAGCGCAAACAGGTTTTACTGATGCCGTTAAAGTGGGCGATAAACTTTACTTTATAGCTGCTGCCGAAAAATCAGGTTCTACCTATCTTGATGGTGAAGTAACCGGAACAATCATAGGGACTATAGATATTGAAACCATGAAGCTGGGCGATACCCAAATTATAGGGAAAAACAAGTTTGAAGGTATTACCCTTTATAACGATAATGATAAAACATTAGAGTTTTTACTTTGTGAAGATAAAGACAGCGACGAAGCTGTATCTGATATTTATAAAATAACGATTGATAAGTAA
- a CDS encoding RNA polymerase sigma factor, translated as MHRDAQRQVYELMAPKLYHTCKRYLKREELIEEAMADAFYTIFTKLDQLKESKAFEAWARKIAVNQCLLSLKRNVNFNIYIEDMAVGAEPSESQSVGLEEEDLLKLLTHLPEGCKTVFNLFAIEGYSHKEIATMLNISEGTSKSQLNVSRTKLKELVNTIYYQNVNSNGK; from the coding sequence ATGCACCGAGATGCCCAACGGCAGGTGTATGAACTTATGGCACCCAAGCTGTACCATACATGCAAAAGGTACTTAAAACGGGAAGAACTGATAGAGGAGGCAATGGCCGATGCCTTTTATACCATCTTTACCAAACTGGATCAACTGAAAGAAAGTAAAGCCTTTGAAGCATGGGCGCGCAAAATTGCCGTAAACCAATGCTTACTGAGCTTAAAGCGTAACGTGAACTTTAATATTTATATTGAAGACATGGCTGTGGGAGCAGAACCATCTGAAAGCCAATCGGTCGGGCTGGAAGAAGAAGATCTGCTGAAATTACTCACACACTTACCCGAAGGATGCAAAACAGTATTTAACCTTTTTGCCATCGAGGGCTATTCGCACAAAGAAATAGCCACTATGCTGAACATTAGTGAGGGAACTTCGAAATCACAATTAAATGTCTCCCGAACAAAACTCAAAGAATTGGTAAACACTATTTATTATCAAAACGTGAACAGCAATGGAAAATAA
- a CDS encoding YfbK domain-containing protein, whose amino-acid sequence MAAAITTLSVEEVEDRANASLIQNLQGQVAGLNIGTDSEQPGADSTIILRGVGTINGTIEPLFVVDGIPVDEDGFRSISQNDIASYNILKDAAATSIYGNRGANGVIVITTKSGNYSGDGNYNIQQVQGDREEIRRKIREINTTPRTDKPLYIIDGVPVDEETFNSLNSDEISDLKILKDPYLTAVYGSKGKNGVVIINTNKIIVHKHNIDNEEDVNSLQEIKPNAKIQIDQEDYESFEENEFENPAIAPLSTFSIDVDNASYTNVRRFLNNGQTVPKDAVRIEEMINFFKYQYPQPTGDEPFSINTEYSDAPWNKKHKLLKIGLKGVDIPTQDLPASNFVFLIDVSGSMNSSNKLPLLKESMKLLVNQMREEDRIAIVVYAGAAGLVLPSTSGAEKSKIIAALDELESGGSTAGGAGIELAYKTAQENFIKKGNNCVILATDGDFNVGASSNGDMQTLIEEKRKSGVFLTCLGYGMGNYKDSKMEILADKGNGNYAYIDTMQEADRFLQKEFKGSMYAIAKDVKIQIEFNPKHVQSYRLIGYENRKLRDEDFANDAIDAGELGSGHTVTALYEIIPVGVNSNFFTPTPELKYSQPNAVAGNYSDELATIKFRHKKPDEDVSKETVKVIPNVAVPLYNASGDFKFAAAVAWFGLKLRDSELIQNKESDAIKKLAKEGLYNDPEDYRAEFIRLVNRVE is encoded by the coding sequence GTGGCAGCAGCTATAACAACATTGTCTGTTGAAGAAGTGGAAGACAGAGCCAATGCCTCATTAATTCAAAATCTCCAAGGACAGGTAGCTGGGCTTAATATTGGCACAGACTCGGAACAACCCGGTGCAGATAGTACTATAATACTACGTGGCGTGGGTACTATAAACGGTACTATAGAACCATTGTTTGTTGTAGATGGAATACCTGTAGATGAAGATGGTTTTAGGAGTATTAGTCAAAACGATATAGCATCCTATAACATTCTAAAAGATGCTGCAGCAACTTCTATATATGGTAACCGCGGAGCAAATGGTGTAATTGTTATTACTACTAAAAGCGGAAATTATAGTGGAGATGGAAACTACAATATACAGCAAGTACAGGGAGACCGTGAGGAGATAAGGAGAAAAATTCGCGAAATAAACACGACACCACGTACTGACAAACCGCTGTATATAATAGACGGAGTCCCTGTTGATGAGGAAACTTTTAATAGCTTAAACAGCGATGAGATTTCTGATCTCAAAATATTAAAAGACCCTTATCTAACGGCGGTATATGGTAGCAAAGGTAAAAATGGTGTAGTGATAATTAATACTAACAAAATAATTGTTCATAAACATAATATTGACAATGAAGAAGATGTTAATAGTCTACAAGAAATTAAACCAAATGCTAAAATTCAGATAGACCAAGAAGACTACGAGTCTTTTGAAGAAAATGAGTTTGAAAACCCTGCTATAGCACCGCTTTCAACATTCTCGATAGATGTAGATAATGCTTCTTATACCAATGTACGCCGTTTCCTGAATAACGGGCAAACTGTTCCTAAAGATGCAGTACGTATAGAAGAAATGATTAACTTCTTTAAATATCAGTATCCGCAACCAACAGGCGATGAACCATTCTCTATCAATACCGAGTATAGTGATGCGCCTTGGAACAAGAAACACAAATTATTGAAAATAGGTTTAAAAGGTGTTGATATACCAACACAAGATCTACCTGCTTCTAACTTTGTATTCTTAATTGATGTATCAGGCTCAATGAACAGTAGTAATAAACTACCCTTACTAAAAGAATCGATGAAACTTTTGGTAAACCAAATGCGCGAGGAGGACAGGATTGCAATTGTGGTATATGCTGGCGCAGCAGGTTTAGTATTACCATCTACAAGTGGAGCAGAGAAAAGTAAAATTATAGCAGCCTTAGATGAGTTAGAATCTGGAGGCAGTACCGCAGGTGGCGCAGGTATAGAACTTGCCTACAAAACGGCGCAGGAGAACTTTATTAAAAAAGGAAACAACTGCGTAATATTGGCTACCGATGGCGACTTTAATGTAGGAGCATCATCTAACGGTGATATGCAAACACTTATTGAGGAAAAGCGTAAAAGTGGAGTATTTCTTACCTGTTTGGGTTACGGTATGGGTAACTATAAAGATTCTAAAATGGAAATATTAGCCGATAAAGGTAATGGTAACTATGCCTACATAGACACTATGCAGGAAGCCGACCGTTTTCTTCAAAAAGAATTTAAAGGTTCTATGTATGCCATCGCTAAAGATGTAAAGATACAAATTGAGTTTAACCCTAAGCACGTACAATCCTACCGCCTTATAGGGTATGAAAACCGTAAACTACGCGATGAAGACTTCGCTAACGATGCCATTGATGCGGGAGAATTAGGAAGCGGTCATACCGTTACTGCGCTATACGAAATAATTCCTGTAGGAGTAAATAGCAACTTCTTCACCCCTACCCCTGAACTAAAATACAGTCAGCCGAATGCAGTAGCAGGTAATTATAGTGATGAGCTTGCCACAATAAAATTCCGTCATAAAAAACCAGATGAAGATGTGAGTAAAGAAACGGTTAAGGTAATTCCTAATGTTGCTGTACCATTATACAATGCTTCAGGCGACTTTAAGTTTGCTGCTGCAGTAGCATGGTTCGGGTTAAAACTAAGGGATAGCGAATTGATACAGAATAAGGAATCTGATGCTATCAAAAAACTGGCAAAAGAAGGTTTATATAATGATCCCGAAGACTATAGAGCAGAATTTATACGACTCGTAAATAGAGTAGAATAA
- a CDS encoding ABC-F family ATP-binding cassette domain-containing protein — MITADSLSVQFGGTTLFSDVSFSINETDKIALMGKNGAGKSTLLKIIAGVSKPSSGAVSAPKGTVIAYLPQHLLTEDNATVFEETSKAFAEIFKMKAEIDALNEELTVRTDYESDEYYKIIERVSELSEKFYAIEEVNYEAEVEKVLKGMGFTREDFTRSTSEFSGGWRMRIELAKILLQKPDLILLDEPTNHMDIESIQWLEDFLVNDAKAVVVISHDRAFVDNITTRTIEVTMGRIYDYKAKYSHYLELRKDRRAHQQKAYEEQQKMIAENTEFIERFKGTYSKTLQVQSRVKMLEKLVMVEVDEIDTSALKLKFPPAPRSGQYPVVVNELSISYGDHVVFKDASMVIERGQKLAFVGKNGEGKSTMVKAIMSEIDFEGKLEVGHNVQIGYFAQNQAAMLDENLTVFETIDQIAVGDIRTQIKNLLGAFMFSGDDTTKKVKVLSGGEKTRLAMIKLLLEPVNVLILDEPTNHLDMKTKDIIKDALKAFDGTLILVSHDRDFLDGLVTKVFEFGNKRVKEHFEGIKDFLEHKKMENLREIEK; from the coding sequence ATGATTACAGCAGATTCACTTTCGGTACAGTTTGGAGGTACTACACTTTTTAGCGATGTTTCTTTTTCTATAAACGAAACAGATAAAATAGCCCTGATGGGTAAAAACGGTGCGGGAAAATCGACCCTGCTGAAAATTATAGCAGGCGTTAGCAAACCTTCGTCGGGAGCTGTCTCTGCGCCTAAAGGTACGGTTATAGCCTATTTACCACAGCATTTGCTGACAGAAGATAACGCTACAGTGTTTGAAGAAACTTCAAAAGCATTTGCGGAAATCTTCAAAATGAAAGCTGAGATTGATGCTTTAAATGAAGAACTTACGGTACGTACTGATTATGAATCGGACGAGTATTATAAAATTATAGAAAGAGTATCAGAACTTAGCGAGAAATTTTATGCCATAGAAGAGGTAAATTATGAGGCAGAGGTAGAAAAAGTACTAAAAGGTATGGGCTTTACTCGTGAAGATTTTACTCGGTCAACCTCTGAATTTAGTGGAGGATGGCGTATGCGTATCGAGCTTGCAAAGATATTATTACAAAAACCCGACCTGATATTACTAGATGAGCCTACCAACCACATGGATATTGAGAGTATTCAATGGCTGGAAGACTTTTTGGTAAATGATGCCAAAGCTGTAGTGGTTATTAGTCATGACCGCGCTTTTGTAGACAATATTACTACACGTACTATAGAGGTTACTATGGGGCGCATTTATGATTATAAAGCCAAATATTCGCATTACTTAGAGTTGCGTAAAGACCGCCGAGCGCATCAGCAAAAGGCATATGAAGAGCAGCAAAAGATGATTGCCGAGAATACGGAGTTTATAGAACGTTTTAAAGGAACGTACTCTAAAACTTTACAAGTACAGTCGCGCGTAAAAATGCTTGAAAAATTGGTAATGGTTGAGGTAGATGAGATAGATACATCGGCATTAAAGCTTAAATTTCCACCTGCACCACGTTCGGGGCAGTATCCTGTTGTGGTTAACGAGCTGTCTATATCATACGGCGACCATGTAGTATTTAAAGATGCTTCTATGGTTATAGAGCGAGGGCAAAAACTTGCTTTTGTAGGTAAAAATGGCGAGGGTAAATCGACTATGGTAAAAGCCATAATGAGCGAAATTGACTTTGAAGGTAAGCTGGAAGTAGGACATAACGTACAGATAGGTTATTTTGCCCAAAACCAAGCAGCCATGCTTGATGAGAACCTAACTGTATTTGAAACCATAGACCAGATTGCAGTAGGTGATATACGTACACAAATAAAAAACCTGCTAGGTGCTTTTATGTTTAGTGGCGATGATACTACTAAGAAAGTAAAAGTACTTTCGGGTGGAGAGAAAACAAGACTAGCCATGATAAAGTTATTGCTTGAGCCTGTTAATGTTTTGATACTGGATGAACCTACCAATCACTTGGATATGAAAACTAAAGATATTATTAAAGATGCTCTGAAAGCTTTTGATGGCACATTGATATTAGTATCGCACGACAGGGATTTTCTTGATGGGCTGGTAACCAAAGTGTTTGAGTTTGGTAATAAGCGCGTTAAAGAACACTTTGAAGGTATTAAAGATTTTCTTGAACATAAAAAAATGGAAAACTTGCGAGAGATAGAGAAATAA
- a CDS encoding GNAT family N-acetyltransferase yields the protein MLQSERLYYRELLPRDDEAMFSLDSDPEVHRYLGNNPVTNIEQSRDYIKSIRQQYQDNGIGRMAVILKETNEFIGWAGLKLEHNVNDYAQFYDVGYRFMKKYWGNGYATESALFFVDYGFNKLKLEKINACAMVEHIASRRALEKSGLKFIENFDYGEGEMCAWYEINNSN from the coding sequence ATGTTACAGTCTGAACGCTTATACTATCGGGAGCTTCTCCCAAGGGATGACGAAGCTATGTTTTCTTTAGATTCTGATCCCGAAGTACATCGTTATTTGGGTAATAATCCAGTAACGAATATAGAACAGAGTAGAGATTATATTAAAAGCATCAGGCAACAATATCAAGATAATGGTATTGGGCGTATGGCTGTTATCCTGAAAGAAACGAATGAGTTTATAGGCTGGGCAGGTTTAAAATTAGAGCATAATGTAAATGATTATGCTCAGTTTTATGATGTAGGGTATCGTTTCATGAAAAAATACTGGGGTAATGGTTATGCTACCGAATCAGCTTTATTTTTTGTAGATTATGGTTTTAACAAACTAAAATTAGAAAAAATAAACGCTTGCGCAATGGTAGAACATATTGCCTCTCGTCGTGCACTCGAAAAATCGGGATTGAAGTTTATAGAAAATTTTGATTATGGAGAAGGAGAGATGTGTGCATGGTATGAAATAAATAATTCTAATTAA
- a CDS encoding putative signal transducing protein encodes MAMVKVYGGSEIMAQSVQAKLEEAGISTIIKDNIESATLAGFGSFGQTVQIFVNEEDVAKATGIIGA; translated from the coding sequence ATGGCAATGGTAAAAGTATATGGTGGCAGCGAAATTATGGCACAGTCTGTACAAGCTAAACTAGAAGAAGCAGGTATAAGCACTATTATAAAAGACAATATCGAGTCGGCTACACTAGCAGGGTTTGGTTCTTTTGGACAAACGGTACAAATATTTGTAAATGAAGAAGATGTTGCAAAGGCAACAGGTATTATAGGGGCTTAA
- a CDS encoding DEAD/DEAH box helicase: protein MFLKKINTDLLEGLKEAGLTEPTIVQKKTFGTIKSGADCVISAPDGMGKSTAIVINAIQRLEKAFEQSPRALVIVQDKAKVLEMEGLFKQYAKYTDLRVYGVYEQGDIDYDKNQISVGIDVLIGTPGTLSDMFSSAGFDVNRLKMFILDDANVILKVRHDTKVMRMSDGIVKTQRIFFTDDITERVESLADRIMIEPLFFEFEEEDNKEAQEEQE from the coding sequence GTGTTTTTAAAAAAGATAAATACTGACCTATTGGAAGGTCTTAAAGAAGCAGGGTTGACAGAGCCTACTATAGTACAGAAAAAAACGTTTGGCACTATAAAAAGCGGTGCTGATTGTGTAATATCTGCTCCTGACGGAATGGGTAAAAGTACGGCTATTGTTATTAATGCTATACAACGATTAGAAAAAGCTTTTGAGCAATCGCCGCGTGCACTTGTAATAGTGCAGGATAAAGCCAAAGTACTCGAAATGGAAGGATTATTTAAACAATATGCTAAATATACCGACTTGAGAGTTTATGGTGTATATGAACAAGGTGATATCGATTATGATAAGAATCAAATATCAGTAGGTATTGATGTACTTATTGGTACACCAGGCACACTTAGCGATATGTTTTCTTCGGCAGGATTTGATGTAAACCGTCTCAAAATGTTTATATTAGATGATGCTAATGTAATACTCAAAGTAAGGCATGATACTAAGGTGATGCGAATGTCAGATGGGATTGTTAAAACACAACGTATCTTTTTTACAGATGATATTACCGAGCGTGTAGAGTCTTTAGCTGATAGAATAATGATAGAACCATTATTTTTTGAATTTGAAGAAGAAGATAATAAAGAAGCTCAAGAAGAACAAGAGTAA
- a CDS encoding sigma-54-dependent transcriptional regulator: MPKILIIEDEATIRRVLGKILAEESDTYIVEEAEDGVQGLEMIKNDDYDLVLCDIKMPKMDGVEVLEAVKKIKSEIPFVMISGHGDLETAIQTMRLGAFDYISKPPDLNRLLNTVRNALDRKVLVVENKRLKKKVSKNYEMVGNSDPINHIKEIIEKVAPTDARVLITGPNGTGKELVAHWLHEKSERSDASFVEVNCAAIPSELIESELFGHVKGAFTSAVKDRAGKFEAAHKGTIFLDEIGDMSLPAQAKVLRALQESMIQRVGADKDIKVDVRVVAATNKDLKKEIEEGRFREDLYHRLAVILVKVPALNDRRDDIPLLINHFTEKIATEQGTVQKQFTDNAVKLLQEYDWTGNIRELRNVIERLIILGGAEISENDVKLFASK, from the coding sequence ATGCCTAAAATATTAATTATAGAAGATGAAGCTACCATCCGCAGGGTATTAGGAAAAATACTTGCAGAAGAAAGCGATACTTATATTGTTGAAGAAGCTGAAGATGGTGTACAAGGGCTTGAAATGATAAAAAATGATGATTATGATTTAGTACTATGTGATATTAAAATGCCTAAAATGGATGGTGTTGAGGTACTAGAGGCTGTAAAAAAGATAAAGTCCGAAATACCATTTGTAATGATATCTGGGCATGGCGACCTAGAAACAGCGATACAAACCATGCGTTTAGGAGCTTTTGATTACATATCCAAACCACCTGATTTAAATCGCTTACTAAATACCGTACGAAATGCGTTAGACCGTAAAGTACTGGTAGTAGAAAATAAAAGACTGAAAAAGAAAGTAAGCAAGAATTATGAGATGGTAGGTAATAGCGATCCTATCAATCATATAAAAGAAATTATAGAGAAAGTAGCTCCAACCGATGCCCGTGTACTGATAACAGGACCTAACGGAACAGGTAAAGAGCTTGTAGCGCATTGGTTGCACGAAAAAAGTGAACGTTCTGATGCATCCTTTGTAGAAGTTAATTGCGCAGCAATACCTTCAGAGCTTATAGAAAGTGAGCTTTTTGGTCATGTTAAAGGCGCGTTTACCAGTGCTGTAAAAGACAGAGCTGGGAAATTTGAAGCTGCCCATAAGGGCACTATATTTCTTGATGAAATAGGCGATATGAGCTTGCCAGCCCAAGCTAAAGTATTACGTGCTTTACAAGAAAGCATGATACAAAGGGTAGGGGCAGATAAGGATATTAAAGTTGATGTTCGTGTAGTAGCAGCTACTAATAAAGATCTTAAAAAAGAAATTGAAGAAGGACGTTTTCGTGAAGATTTATACCACCGTCTTGCTGTGATATTGGTAAAAGTACCTGCACTTAACGACAGACGTGATGATATTCCGTTACTGATAAATCATTTTACCGAAAAGATAGCTACAGAGCAGGGAACAGTACAAAAGCAATTTACTGATAATGCTGTAAAATTATTGCAGGAATATGATTGGACAGGTAATATTCGTGAACTGCGTAATGTGATAGAGCGCCTTATCATTTTGGGAGGTGCCGAAATTTCTGAAAATGATGTTAAGCTTTTTGCAAGTAAATAA
- a CDS encoding ABC transporter permease, protein MSLSLIIKREFNSKVRNKSFIVMTFLSPLLIVAMGTLVAYLANVNKDEVNKIAIHDVAGVFKDDFKDTKNVKYTDLSLMPLETAKKEVAEGESYEGLIYIPQTDSITELATKVEYLSNDSPNLDFVSNIESVVNDKITKYNLKVLGFDYDKIEKAKTRATIHLSKFSGEETFKEGSIIKIIIGGLFGYLIMMFVIIYGNMVMRSVIEEKTNRIIEIIISSVKPFKLMMGKIIGTSFAGILQFLIWTVLGLGLFFILSNVFGVQVGAAAQPEAAAMSQEAMSSAQLYLSEILKLPLFTIFISFIIFFIGGFFLYSSLYAAIGAAVDSETDSQQFLLPIIMPLMLGVYVGFFTVISDPHGTVATVFSMIPLTSPIVMMMRIPFGVPLWQIITSMVLLFGTFFGVVWFAAKIYRIGILMYGKKPTYKEIFKWLKY, encoded by the coding sequence ATGAGTCTTTCCCTTATTATAAAACGAGAGTTTAACTCGAAGGTGCGCAATAAATCATTTATTGTAATGACGTTTCTAAGTCCCCTGCTCATAGTAGCTATGGGTACACTAGTTGCTTACCTTGCCAATGTAAATAAAGATGAAGTTAACAAAATAGCTATACACGATGTGGCGGGTGTTTTTAAAGATGACTTTAAGGATACAAAGAATGTAAAATATACCGATCTTTCTTTAATGCCGCTCGAAACAGCAAAAAAAGAAGTTGCTGAAGGCGAAAGTTATGAAGGGTTAATTTATATACCTCAAACTGATAGTATAACAGAGCTTGCCACCAAGGTGGAATATCTTAGTAATGATAGCCCTAACCTCGATTTTGTTTCTAATATAGAAAGTGTCGTTAATGATAAGATAACAAAATATAACCTTAAAGTGTTAGGTTTTGATTATGACAAAATTGAAAAGGCAAAAACAAGAGCTACCATACACCTTAGTAAATTTTCGGGAGAGGAAACCTTTAAAGAAGGAAGTATTATTAAAATAATAATAGGCGGACTGTTTGGTTACCTTATCATGATGTTTGTAATTATTTATGGTAATATGGTAATGCGTAGCGTTATCGAAGAAAAAACCAATCGTATTATAGAAATCATCATCTCATCAGTAAAGCCATTTAAGCTAATGATGGGTAAAATTATAGGTACTTCATTTGCAGGAATATTGCAATTTCTTATATGGACGGTGTTAGGGCTTGGGTTGTTTTTTATACTCAGTAATGTATTTGGTGTTCAGGTAGGTGCAGCAGCACAACCAGAGGCAGCAGCAATGTCGCAAGAAGCCATGAGTAGCGCGCAACTATACCTTAGCGAGATATTAAAACTACCATTGTTTACCATATTTATTTCGTTTATTATATTTTTTATAGGCGGATTCTTTTTATACAGTTCACTTTATGCTGCTATTGGGGCTGCTGTAGATAGCGAAACCGATTCACAACAATTCTTACTGCCTATTATCATGCCTTTAATGCTTGGTGTATATGTAGGGTTCTTTACAGTAATAAGCGACCCTCATGGTACTGTAGCAACTGTTTTTTCTATGATACCGCTAACATCTCCAATAGTAATGATGATGCGAATACCATTTGGTGTGCCACTATGGCAAATTATAACATCTATGGTGCTGCTTTTCGGAACGTTTTTTGGTGTAGTATGGTTTGCTGCCAAAATATACCGAATAGGTATCTTGATGTATGGTAAGAAACCAACATATAAAGAGATATTTAAGTGGCTGAAATATTAA